tgggccactgcccctcaaaatgtctgtgcacggccctgccGAATAGTATTTAGTTTCATCTGATTTATAGgcagattagctttaccgattctttccaATAACGtatgaaaaaaattggaagGAGGAGTAACGAACTGCAGGAGGAGTGAGTTTCGAgtcaacactttatacaacactaactgaataacttatgattcactacatgtttgtgttgtttatatatatgcacttacgcgcctatttccaacaaaacacaaaaagtcttacttaccgcatgcaactcatgacctggttgggacttttcaatgaaatccagcattaaacaaacacacacgcaaaacatCGATGCcaccccggataaacaaactatatccattgtttccataatgctggctttcttctccttacatccaaaaacacacttcttctttcgtgccattgttgagtcttgattCGAAACAAATATGGTTCTtgctctcccgctgattgacgtgtgggcgtggttttccgGGGAAAATGGCCATAAAGCTTATAGGGGTAAGCTATATGCTATGAAACTTCAGCTGGaccgtatttggaaaaaaactttctgaaacttgtcgaaccctggcgaagtacattcagcacagaaatacTGTAACACGTCTAACTGCTTTTTTTGACCTTTTGCATTTGTCTAACATGAGGAAACCAACTgtattaataagtcagaatgcatgaaatgccATTGACCCCCcaaaaaagttgaaaatatGTGTGTTGTTTTCTCAATAAAaatcaaggctttgaaccggttcaaggAACGAAAACcaaaaacttttgatgttttgcaagaacagaaacgaaaccagaaactttcaaaaatatatgtttgggAGCAGaatagtttatttaaaataatggtaaccggttaataccgGTATTTGTTTCGTTCTTCGAcgagatttctgtgcaatactaTGTGAAGTTCACTTCACAGCAAGTTGCCTACTCAAgtccaagtctctaatgctcaatcataagaggtaaatattgtaggctaccaagtatctcaagatcttttttttttaatagtaattagtggtgtaacggaaTCCCAGTTAATCCGTGATCTGTACAGATTatgacccacggttcggctcgcatgcgattcacggattaatacgcaaatttaaatagggtgaaagttgatcatttgcacatgtttcaaaggcttgcaaatgttaacacttaagtgattttaaacaatttaaccacaaaaaggtgataaagtgagcaattttctgtacgcacagacgcacatgcggttgaatgtgtctggtttaactccaatcaaacgtgattatccctttgcccttcaaagatcagaactcttgatgtataaacttgagagagagttgcgctactgtgtcgcatactgtagtccattaaaatacatttggcgaataaagcactgaaaaacaacgtaattttcactttatgtggaacgactgtttatgctgcatcttcttcccgaagcgccgtttggaattccccctccgtctgtgtgtgtgctcgtgtttaagtgcactcaacaaatgtaggcatgtcagaattatagttatgccgcttacataatgtagcctttttaatGTATGATGACAGGATAGAGACTTAcagaaaattatgtagactaataatttaagtttaatgtcttaATGATCAGCCTATTTATTTGTCTGTCCGACAGCTGCcgtggaacgttattaaccggtattgaaactttatttttttgttctaaccggttcaggaacataaattttagggttgaaccgaaaaccggaagcgttaaaatactgtttctgttcggaacgaaccaattgggaaaaaatctggttcaaagccctgataAAAATACTTTTGCAACAATACATGGTCCACGGTTTAATACATACCCTGATTTTTGCATGTTCttcctgtgtcagcgtgggtttactccggttTCCTTCCACAGgcaaaaaacatgcaagttggGTGAATTAGAGATACCAAATTGCCCCTCCCCGAATCAGTTTATAGATTAGctggttctcgccatgaatatagccatagatgcttgAATGGcataaagaataaataaataaagacagCCGTGCAACCTTGCATTGGTGTCTCTCTTCTCCGCTTACCATGGCAGTGTGTGAAATCTGGCACACGCATCGCAAGCACAGTTAGCCGTCTGTAGCCCATAGTGACTTGATATTGCGGGAaggcacacacaaacagatgcGCAAGGAATGATTAAACAGATGGATTTGGACACATAAACCAGAAAACCACAATTTATATGCATGTATTTGACTGTTGAGGTCGTACCAAACGGTTCAATATTATATTGATAATCGTGCCATCCCTAATGCACAGAGAAGTGGATGCAAGCTCTGTGTTGCTGCTAATAGTGCAAAATGACACACTTCACTTTTCCACTTATtccttttttatattaattgtaCAATTCATGCTAACCTCTTCATCTGTCCTAGGCATGATGTGGCAGAGGTGGCTGGCTTGACATCTTTCTCATTTGGTGAGGAAGAAGAAAGCAGATACGTCATGCTGTTTAAAAAGGTAACGGGCTACTTCCTGCCAGAAGTAAACAAGTTTACTGTTTAAGCATGCTGTATTTTTCCTTTGTATTATTGATTTATTGGAAGTTTGATTGTGTGTGTCTGGTTATGAAGGAGTTTGCACCATTAGATGAGGAACTGGAGGCGTATCGTAAAGGCGAGGAGTGGAATCCACAGAAAGCCGAAGAGAGACGCAGGCTTAAGGtgagagtctgataaaaatcctaatttttaagaaaaaatgtcaGAGCGTATTGGTTCTGAGCTCTTCGATTATAATACTTTTTTTGGCTCTTTCCACAGGAGCAAGCTGCATTGGAGATGGAATCAGCCAGTCATGCTCAGAAAAGGCCTGCCTCACCCAATTCAAACTACAGAGACAAATACAGCCATCTGATTGGTACATCTGCCGCTAAAGACGCTGCACACACGCTTCAAGCGAACAGCACATACGGCTGTGGTGCGTATTTAACATCCGGTCTTCACTTCCACTCAGGCGTAAATTTGCCTTCACTTTTCATCTCATTTGTTTACTCTTATCCCTATAGTTCCTGTGGCCAATAAAAGGGACACCCGCTCCATCGAGGAAGCCATGAACGAAATCAGAGCCAAAAAACGGCTAAAGAAAGATGAAGAAGACGCAGCGGGCAGTAGCAGCAATGTGTGAATGaggtgtgcgtgtgtgtcaTAGAGACCACACTGTTGAAGATTAACTCGACAGTGTTTTACATGAACAAAACTTTACCTGGGGTGTCTGGTAAAGGTGAATAATTATGCACATAACTGTATAACTGTATACGTCCACTGTGTATAAGGCTTTTGACTCTATCCTTCATGTAGAGATTATTATTAGCATATATAGAAATTTAGGGTTTGCAGTTGTATGAATTCCCCTGTATTTTGGCCTGGTTTCTACTAGTtttatgtttaaatgcaatTCTTAATTAGAATGTTTTAGTTTTGTTGATATTGGCGTTGTTTTCTATTGTCAAGATATTTATTGTCTTCCCATAACTGTGGTAGTTATGATGTAACTCCATTGCTATTTTAATCCGTGTCTTGTGCATTTTAAATTGTGAAATTGTTTCAATAAACTAGCAGTTTCATTTAATcgatgtttgttttaaataaatttgaagACTATTGTGTGTTATGTGCGGGTGTTCACGAGTGTCGTTTTGCAGATTTGGGCTGTATCTGcttatataatattttgttgtattgTTTAATAGGTTTCCCTTAATTTGGGTCACAGTAATATCGGAAAACCATTGGGACGAAATAAAACCTGTGAAAATTGTTAATTTAAAATCTGAATTGACTTGAAGACTTAGAAAGTTCCCATCTTTTTGtatccttaaagggatagttcacccaaaaatgaaaattctgtcataatttactcatcctcatgatgttctaaacctgtattcatttcttttttctgatgaaaacaaaagatattttgagaaatgatggtaaacacacagcatagtgtccattgacttccatagtaggaaaaatattttagaaGTATTGTGATGAattatgaagaaaatattttgataaatgatggaaagcgcacagttgacggtacccattaaattccatcatatgtttataatagtattcctactatggaagtcaatggacactatTGTGTGTCTACCATTCAATGGAcactatatgctgtgtgtttaccattatttcttaaaatatcatcttttgtgttcatcagaaaaaagagatttatacaggttttaaaacaacatgtggatgagtaaatgatgacagaatttttatttttgggtaaactatctctTTAACCTTTATCAATTTTATTGTGTGTTAACTGAAGcatttgtattatattatatttttaatatattcatttcaatttgtaatattttttaacgttgttttttaaaaaaaaatccctatATGATTTGCAGTTCCATCATGAACCTCTAGATGGCTCACGCGTGGCATCGCGATAACAGCTATTCTCGCGATTTTCGCCGTCCTCACAGAACCGTAAACAAACAGATGGTCGTTATTTCAGGAAGGGCCAAATCAGACCATCACAGTGAGCGGTTTCCGATACAGATCGATACGTTACGGGAAGGAACTTTAAGGAAACTAATCGCCGTGATACAGTGAGCACGCTTGTAATAAAGCGAGACGCGGGTAATTTACGAGACTAGCATCACAAGTGCTAATCCAGCTAGCAGACTTTCCTGTGTACAGTAAGTAAAGACAATTACAAAACACTTAAATCACATTTCTGCATTACAAAACACACGACACCGTGGCATTTAAGCTATTTTGGTTCGTGTTGGTCGTTTCAGTAACCATGTGATAAAGTTGAGAACGGAAAGCATTGTTTTTTAAGATAGGATTATGGGTTCATGTAATGGATTGGGGGTTTATTTTTGTCTGTCAGATAACTTAACGTTACAAATTTCATACGAAAGctaattattattagttatcgTGAAGTTTTATTTGTGAATTGTATAGCGACACGGATTGTTAGATAACACTACTTGTTTAGCTGGTTTATGAGGTTAACGTGCGTGCTGCGTCAGCGCCAGCAAAGATAATAATAACATCGATTTAACATCAAATTTACGTTTTTTTTGcctttttgtttacattaattGTGGCAAAAATATTAATGAACATGCACTTTCTGCCAAAAAAATAACTTGACAGGTGCAGTCAACACTAACACACAGTATTGTGGTAGTTAATATGTGTTTTGGAAATATATTATGTGTTACAATGGGAAAGTATTCAATGATGTATACATAACATTTGCTGTTTAGCATCTACAAATCCACATTTGTGTggtgtttaatttatttatattgtgTTTAAATGTAGGGCTGCCTGCAACtaatgattattttcataatcaatTAATCAACCAATTTTTTTATGGTTAATTGACTAATCtgattaaaaacataaatatttactcaattagatttttcaatTATAGCTAAATAAGTTACTAAATTACACCATTCACCTGTAgcagtgtacttttaaaagtgcaaaagctACACACTACTACAAAGTTTTACtactaatatttatttttagattttgatattttaagcctTGATTTAAAACCgtttgtgcagcttttaaatagtaaaacatctttgaatgtcaaaacataaaaaacaaagacGAGTCTTCACGGATGTGCTGAGGAAATTTTACCACAGATTAATAAActaattttacactttttaataataattaccattattcattattaacaaaataaataagccattaCGATATAAAAGTGATAAACTTACtttgttacagaaataaaaacctGGATTTCCCCcttactttaaaacagatgcttaGTTTGTGGTTCAatactatttttatgaaaacccaaCAACAGTTATAGAAATTCAAACTCACtttgaatttaaaattaaacttttattaacCAGCGTTTGTTTGCCCTAGATAAAAGATAAACTGTATTTACTTTATTATTGATAACATTCACCGGCTGGTGTTTGCAGTACCACAATTGTAGATTTATGAATAGAAATGTTATGACCGATTATAAGCATTTGAATCTTTTGAGTCTGATTtattcaatgttcaggaaggtAACTTTTGTATTATGATTGGAGGAGAGTAAAAATATCAGACAGTTTGACATGACAGTATTCGGTATACAAAATCAGACTTGTCGGTGTCTGTTCAGCTGATGGAAATCTCATCtgaacatgtttaatactgtgACACACCCCAGCAGCTATGCACGCTATGActcctttaaaatatatatatttatatattatgctATATAGATTTTAAGGTTAGCAAAGATCAATAAATACTGTAGAAGTCCTGTTCATTATTAAGTCATTGTTATTAAAGTGTTGCCAAATACAGTATATGTTGTCACATGACTTATCAAAAACAGGAAATACGGCTCTTATTTGTAGGCAGTCATTCTTAAAGTGTCTACTAATAAAATGAGGAAAAGTATCATTCTTAAAAGTAGGGTTTTGCGGCACCTTTCCAAAATCGGTTTATTGTTCAACACTACTGGTTAGTTTCACTTCCTTAAAGGGGCTCATGAGTCATTGAAATAACAGTTTCCTCAGTTTAGCAAGAATTGAAATCGGTTGTGCTTATAAGAGTCATGGTTAATTTCATCCGTTCTCCAGACATACTAAAAAAGCCTTAGAAACATGAAAACATTaacacataataaataaataaagagcttagatgcaaaacccactaaacgccacctctgtcaaaaatgacttcttgatattaaccgaatgctcttgaTGTGTATGTTCATCAAATGCTAagttcaaatctgcttaatcctggcCTTAGGCCATTTAAAAATACGgttttgttggcagaatccgctAAATGGCAAGtcaatttttcagcaaagtcctctaagtcaATGCTTCCCAATAGAGGGTATgtattgacgtcacttttccacgtgaccacgctggaactcgccctgttgagtgccaaacgtgcaacaaaatggctggttttcatacacgctgctgcgaaaatgccagtaaaactgactattatcagcttaaattgaatttagttggacttgatatcagaggtggacaatacttagttacattgttacattttccaagcatctgtgctttattagggtatttgtattgggaaaaatttacttcactacattctaaagcatagaatcatattgtgtattctttaatattgcatattaaagcaacactatgtagtttccatgtaaaaatgacttacagctcccccatgtggttgaaaagcgcaaccgTGCCTgatatcagacactcttctgcagggagggggaggggcggggctgtgtgctctaccctccaccgccactttcagagtgtgcttgtagcagctaggaggctgctcaggttgcagcaacagtacaatttgtccagtttaaagttgttctatcactgaaataattttagagacattatttaaagtcgccatgaaacggaagtagcgattgccttattttccccgtggtgacgtatatccgaatgaaatggcttttgagatgaaataaggcagggctggatttgaat
The sequence above is drawn from the Misgurnus anguillicaudatus chromosome 22, ASM2758022v2, whole genome shotgun sequence genome and encodes:
- the spag7 gene encoding sperm-associated antigen 7 homolog produces the protein MADLLGSILSSMEKPPTVHNQESRRKAKEQAARLKKMEEHEKRKKAEFRKKMEKEVSDFIQDSTMQKKKYDPMGKIERSILHDVAEVAGLTSFSFGEEEESRYVMLFKKEFAPLDEELEAYRKGEEWNPQKAEERRRLKEQAALEMESASHAQKRPASPNSNYRDKYSHLIGTSAAKDAAHTLQANSTYGCVPVANKRDTRSIEEAMNEIRAKKRLKKDEEDAAGSSSNV